Below is a window of Desulfovibrio litoralis DSM 11393 DNA.
ATAGAACGATGATAAAAGCACGCGAAACAGAGTTTTGCAATTGTCTTTAATGGAGTAGATTTATGAAGTATCCTTGGTTAGATGAATATTGCCAGGCAAAACAAGCTTGTATCAAAGATTTTAAAGCGGAATGGAATGCAACCAGATATCTTGTGGGCAATAAAATGTTTGCCTTATGCGGAAAAGATAATCAAGGGCGAGAAATTATCACCTTAAAAACAGAACCGCATTACGGCTTAAGCCTACGCCAAGAAAATCCTGATATTATTGCGGGTTATTATATGAATAAAATGCATTGGAACTCTGTATTTCTTGATGGTAACGTACCTGATAAGCTCTTAAAAGAAATGATTGACGAGTCTTATCTATTAATTTTTAATGGGTTAAGTAAAAAGTTGCAAAAAGAGCTTAAAGAAATCGTGGAATA
It encodes the following:
- a CDS encoding MmcQ/YjbR family DNA-binding protein, with protein sequence MKYPWLDEYCQAKQACIKDFKAEWNATRYLVGNKMFALCGKDNQGREIITLKTEPHYGLSLRQENPDIIAGYYMNKMHWNSVFLDGNVPDKLLKEMIDESYLLIFNGLSKKLQKELKEIVE